A portion of the Bactrocera neohumeralis isolate Rockhampton chromosome 2, APGP_CSIRO_Bneo_wtdbg2-racon-allhic-juicebox.fasta_v2, whole genome shotgun sequence genome contains these proteins:
- the LOC126760006 gene encoding uncharacterized protein LOC126760006 isoform X2, with product MLVKVKSGNVIKLIDINTDTRAKDVRDFICSKFGIAYNISIKFLDRDKVPIEEDQIVSTIKQFGSCSCFLLEILDKENKFNDKAISSSFEAIGNEALLDFLKEGDGAHILEEYNQTKTLSDASRRILVREAVNFLRKVCGNYPSRQQKIALAKAIIANFPVYKCSASEIGGIDLFYNPAENSGYLVSKLKNFNRKRRTNLSQSSSESNTDGRKSTAEEFDVDFFRNCVVGGNSEDIKQKLKTTLNERIRYCTLHLDVLKAFPIFRYDPSLISFDFELRYNRLIANSLITSWRSYLKFTGDVLKDTIGSCLIPEWFIEIKPFLHLLRLLPSFTLRSKENKQKRVNFESTINKFINFQNINTPIDDFELHSKQPTIVASGKSTEEIVQYFILIDGKALHVPITYTFIEVFDLYFKSFYVFHIEFDPALSNFLKFFSKFIYKVEPNVKCSNRVLEIYMKFKSKIDAERSVI from the exons ATGTTGGTGAAAGTGAAAAGTGGGAATGTGATAAAACTCATTGATATAAACACAGATACCAGAGCGAAAGATGTGCGTGATTTCa TTTGTTCAAAATTCGGCATTGCGTACAATATCTCAATAAAATTTCTGGACCGGGATAAAGTTCCAATAGAGGAAGACCAAATAGTATCTACAATTAAGCAGTTTGGAAGTTGCTCCTGTTTTTTGCTAGAAATTTTAGACAAAG aaaataaattcaatgacAAGGCAATAAGCTCTAGTTTTGAAGCTATCGGAAATGAA GCATTATTGGACTTTCTTAAGGAAGGTGATGGTGCTCATATACTGGAGGAATACaaccaaacaaaaacattaagtGATGCCTCACGCCGAATATTGGTGCGTGAAGCTGTAAACTTTCTGCGCAAAGTTTGTGGTAATTATCCATCTCGGCAACAAAAAATAGCTCTTGCAAAAGCCATTATCGCCAATTTTCCAGTTTACAAATGCAGCGCAAGCGAGATAGGAGGAATT GATCTCTTTTACAATCCCGCGGAAAATTCAGGATACCTGGTTTCaaagctaaaaaattttaatagaaaaaggCGCACGAATCTTAGCCAGAGTTCAAGTGAATCAAATACAGATGGACGTAAGAGCACAGCAGAGGAATTTGATGTAGATTTCTTCAGAAATTGTGTCGTTGGAGGGAACTCTGAAGatataaagcaaaaattgaaaacaacgCTGAATGAGAGAATTCGATATTGCACCCTACATCTTGatgttttgaaagcttttccgATTTTTCGATACGATCCATCCCTG ATTTCATTCGATTTTGAACTGCGCTACAATCGTTTAATAGCCAACAGCCTAATTACTTCTTGGCgaagttatttaaaattcacaGGAGACGTTTTGAAAGATACTATTGGAAGCTGTTTAATACCAG agTGGTTTATTGAAATCAAACCGTTTTTACATCTGCTACGACTACTACCTTCATTTACACTACGCTCAaaggaaaataaacaaaaacgagTAAATTTCGAATCAACcatcaataaatttataaattttcagaat ataaataCACCCATAGACGACTTCGAATTACACAGCAAGCAGCCCACAATCGTAGCATCTGGAAAAAGTACGGAGGAAATTGttcagtattttattttaattgacgGTAAAGCTTTACATGTGCCTATAACATATACTTTCATTGAggtatttgatttatattttaagtCATTTTATGTATTCCATATAGAATTCGATCCAGCATTgtcaaactttttaaaatttttttctaagttcATTTACAAAGTTGAACCGAATGTAAAGTGTTCTAATCGAGTTCTTGAGATCTATATGAAGTTCAAAAGCAAAATTGATGCTGAACGAtcagtaatttaa
- the LOC126760006 gene encoding uncharacterized protein LOC126760006 isoform X1 gives MLVKVKSGNVIKLIDINTDTRAKDVRDFICSKFGIAYNISIKFLDRDKVPIEEDQIVSTIKQFGSCSCFLLEILDKAENKFNDKAISSSFEAIGNEALLDFLKEGDGAHILEEYNQTKTLSDASRRILVREAVNFLRKVCGNYPSRQQKIALAKAIIANFPVYKCSASEIGGIDLFYNPAENSGYLVSKLKNFNRKRRTNLSQSSSESNTDGRKSTAEEFDVDFFRNCVVGGNSEDIKQKLKTTLNERIRYCTLHLDVLKAFPIFRYDPSLISFDFELRYNRLIANSLITSWRSYLKFTGDVLKDTIGSCLIPEWFIEIKPFLHLLRLLPSFTLRSKENKQKRVNFESTINKFINFQNINTPIDDFELHSKQPTIVASGKSTEEIVQYFILIDGKALHVPITYTFIEVFDLYFKSFYVFHIEFDPALSNFLKFFSKFIYKVEPNVKCSNRVLEIYMKFKSKIDAERSVI, from the exons ATGTTGGTGAAAGTGAAAAGTGGGAATGTGATAAAACTCATTGATATAAACACAGATACCAGAGCGAAAGATGTGCGTGATTTCa TTTGTTCAAAATTCGGCATTGCGTACAATATCTCAATAAAATTTCTGGACCGGGATAAAGTTCCAATAGAGGAAGACCAAATAGTATCTACAATTAAGCAGTTTGGAAGTTGCTCCTGTTTTTTGCTAGAAATTTTAGACAAAG cagaaaataaattcaatgacAAGGCAATAAGCTCTAGTTTTGAAGCTATCGGAAATGAA GCATTATTGGACTTTCTTAAGGAAGGTGATGGTGCTCATATACTGGAGGAATACaaccaaacaaaaacattaagtGATGCCTCACGCCGAATATTGGTGCGTGAAGCTGTAAACTTTCTGCGCAAAGTTTGTGGTAATTATCCATCTCGGCAACAAAAAATAGCTCTTGCAAAAGCCATTATCGCCAATTTTCCAGTTTACAAATGCAGCGCAAGCGAGATAGGAGGAATT GATCTCTTTTACAATCCCGCGGAAAATTCAGGATACCTGGTTTCaaagctaaaaaattttaatagaaaaaggCGCACGAATCTTAGCCAGAGTTCAAGTGAATCAAATACAGATGGACGTAAGAGCACAGCAGAGGAATTTGATGTAGATTTCTTCAGAAATTGTGTCGTTGGAGGGAACTCTGAAGatataaagcaaaaattgaaaacaacgCTGAATGAGAGAATTCGATATTGCACCCTACATCTTGatgttttgaaagcttttccgATTTTTCGATACGATCCATCCCTG ATTTCATTCGATTTTGAACTGCGCTACAATCGTTTAATAGCCAACAGCCTAATTACTTCTTGGCgaagttatttaaaattcacaGGAGACGTTTTGAAAGATACTATTGGAAGCTGTTTAATACCAG agTGGTTTATTGAAATCAAACCGTTTTTACATCTGCTACGACTACTACCTTCATTTACACTACGCTCAaaggaaaataaacaaaaacgagTAAATTTCGAATCAACcatcaataaatttataaattttcagaat ataaataCACCCATAGACGACTTCGAATTACACAGCAAGCAGCCCACAATCGTAGCATCTGGAAAAAGTACGGAGGAAATTGttcagtattttattttaattgacgGTAAAGCTTTACATGTGCCTATAACATATACTTTCATTGAggtatttgatttatattttaagtCATTTTATGTATTCCATATAGAATTCGATCCAGCATTgtcaaactttttaaaatttttttctaagttcATTTACAAAGTTGAACCGAATGTAAAGTGTTCTAATCGAGTTCTTGAGATCTATATGAAGTTCAAAAGCAAAATTGATGCTGAACGAtcagtaatttaa